TTTCAGGTTAGGTATACCTTGTTTGTCTAACTATTGGAAGGGGAGACAAAATTATCAcactacattttaaaaaattataaacaaacgcTAAATGTAAGCTTTCGATACTTAATTCAGTGCgagagaaacaaaaaaaaaactaagaaaaaattatctgaatttgtatttgaaaaaaaatttgacggAACATCTTCTCATCTACAGGAAAAAAGCGGTATCCATTATTTCTTCTTGTCCTTGTCAAACATTTCTTCGAGATTTACACTTTCTGCAAGGTCCATCGCTGCATGTATCCCTGAAGTGTACGCACTGTGCACGAAACCGTAATTTGTCTGGCTTATACACTCCCCGGCGAAATGAAGATTCCCTTCTGACATCCCGAGACTGTCCATATCTTCCGGTCTAAATGCAGGAGTCCAGTAACAATATGACCCCATTGTGAGAGGATCGGTCAGCCAATCAGATTTTACAATGGATTCAGGTTGCGAAATATTGGCGTCTGGATACATTGACCTAAAAATGCCCATTAGTTCTTCAACTGTCTCAGCATCTGTCATACGTTCTACTGCCTCTCCCTCAAAACCGTTTGCGTTCACTTGGAGTATGTTACATCCTGGATATACATAGTTCATGTTAAACCAAGTGTTATATTTACCGCGTCTCTCCGAAGCATATACTATAGCAGAGACGTTATCCCAAAAGGCAGTTGGAAATTTTAAATACACGAGTGtgttttgtccaaaaccaaatTTGTCAATAGCcatcattttattttctgacagAGGTGGATTAAAACTGATCTTTCTAGATTGCAGAACACCAAGACTGACAGTGATAATGACGTCATCTGCCTCGTATATCGATCCATCCTCAGTAAATACTTTAACCGGTGCATTTTCGTCATCCCAGTTTATTATACTTGTAACCGTCTTGTTGAATGATATGCTCTGACCATTACGAAAGCCTCTTACCATTTCCTCTATAATATAAGAATATCCTCTAGGGTCACTGGCAATCATCCAGACATAGCTATTGTGCTCTTCGAAAGCACGTAGTGTATCCGAATATTTGCCAGAAACCGAAGGTGTTTCCTTTCCATTTATGATATCAAGTTCGTAACTCTCCATAGCTTCAGCCGCAATGTCAACCGGATTCCATCCAAACTTACGCAATAAAGCTTCATAAGTAATGTCAGGTTTATGATCTCTTTGAAGTTTACGGCCGAATTCTTTCGCTTTTTTCATTACGGATCTAAGGCGATACCATTCCTTGAACGCCTCTTCTGTTACATCATTCCCAAACTTGTCCCGAACAACCGCAGAAGAGGCATATGGAGCTATTGCTAGTCCATATTCGTTTGCCAACGCAACCATAGGATTAGAGCCAAGACCATATATCCATTGCGCACCTAACTCCACTGTATATCCAGACATGTTGAATGATTTTAAACGACCGCCAATCCTATTAGATCCTTCCAAAATCAAAGCATTTGAGCAACCTTTTTCTCCTAAAGACTTAGCTGCCGCAACACCTGCCATGCCCGCACCAATTACAAGTACCTTTTTATCTGCAACTGCAACGATAAATTATACAAACGACTCGGTTATCGtggtaacataaaata
The Mercenaria mercenaria strain notata chromosome 10, MADL_Memer_1, whole genome shotgun sequence genome window above contains:
- the LOC128546334 gene encoding uncharacterized protein LOC128546334, which translates into the protein MAGVAAAKSLGEKGCSNALILEGSNRIGGRLKSFNMSGYTVELGAQWIYGLGSNPMVALANEYGLAIAPYASSAVVRDKFGNDVTEEAFKEWYRLRSVMKKAKEFGRKLQRDHKPDITYEALLRKFGWNPVDIAAEAMESYELDIINGKETPSVSGKYSDTLRAFEEHNSYVWMIASDPRGYSYIIEEMVRGFRNGQSISFNKTVTSIINWDDENAPVKVFTEDGSIYEADDVIITVSLGVLQSRKISFNPPLSENKMMAIDKFGFGQNTLVYLKFPTAFWDNVSAIVYASERRGKYNTWFNMNYVYPGCNILQVNANGFEGEAVERMTDAETVEELMGIFRSMYPDANISQPESIVKSDWLTDPLTMGSYCYWTPAFRPEDMDSLGMSEGNLHFAGECISQTNYGFVHSAYTSGIHAAMDLAESVNLEEMFDKDKKK